One window of the Anolis sagrei isolate rAnoSag1 chromosome 5, rAnoSag1.mat, whole genome shotgun sequence genome contains the following:
- the KLHL5 gene encoding kelch-like protein 5 isoform X2, producing the protein MRTSNSSQTLASCHTMEPCTSDEFFQALNHAEQTFKKMENYLRHKQLCDVVLVAGDRRIPAHRLVLSSVSDYFAAMFTNDVREARQEEIKMEGVEPNALWALVQYAYTGRLELKEDNIECLLSTACILQLSQVVEACCKFLMKQLHPSNCLGIRSFADAQGCTDLHKVAHNYTMEHFMEVIRNQEFLLLPATEIAKLLASDDMNIPNEETILNSLITWVRHDLEQRKKDLSKLLAYIRLPLLAPQFLADMENNALFRDDIECQKLIMEAMKYHLLPERRPMLQSPRTKPRKSTVGVLFAVGGMDATKGATSIEKYDLRTNMWTPVANMNGRRLQFGVAVLDDKLYVVGGRDGLKTLNTVECYNPKTKTWSVMPPMSTHRHGLGVAVLEGPMYAVGGHDGWSYLNTVERWDPQARQWNFVASMSIPRSTVGVAVLSGKLYAVGGRDGSSCLKSVECFDPHTNKWTLCAQMSKRRGGVGVTTWNGFLYAIGGHDAPASNLTSRLSDCVERYDPKTDVWTAVASMSISRDAVGVCLLGDRLYAVGGYDGQTYLNTVESYDPQTNEWTQVAPLCLGRAGACVVTVKL; encoded by the exons GACGTCCAACAGCAGCCAGACTCTGGCGTCTTGTCAtactatggaaccctgcacatCTGATGAATTTTTTCAAGCCCTCAACCATGCAGaacagacttttaaaaagatGGAAAATTACCTGAGACACAAACAGTTGTGTGATGTGGTATTAGTTGCTGGTGATCGCCGCATTCCTGCACACAG ATTGGTGTTGTCATCTGTCTCAGACTACTTTGCAGCCATGTTTACTAATGACGTAAGAGAGGCAagacaagaagaaataaaaatggaaggCGTGGAGCCAAATGCGCTCTGGGCTTTGGTGCAATATGCATACACAG GTCGCCTTGAATTAAAGGAAGATAATATTGAGTGCCTGCTGTCTACAGCTTGTATCCTCCAGCTCTCTCAGGTTGTAGAAGCTTGCTGTAAGTTCCTAATGAAACAACTTCATCCGTCAAATTGCCTTGGAATCCGCTCCTTTGCTGATGCGCAGGGTTGCACAGATCTgcacaaagtggctcacaattacACCATG GAGCACTTCATGGAAGTAATCAGAAATCAAGAATTTTTGTTGTTACCTGCCACTGAAATTGCAAAACTTTTAGCAAGTGATGACATGAATATTCCTAATGAAGAGACGATCCTCAATTCGTTGATTACATGGGTACGACATGATttggaacaaagaaagaaagatctcAGTAAACTCTTGGCATATATCAGACTGCCACTGCTTGCACCACAG TTTTTGGCAGATATGGAGAACAATGCACTTTTCAGAGATGATATTGAATGTCAAAAACTTATCATGGAAGCAATGAAGTACCATTTATTGCCAGAGAGAAGGCCAATGTTACAAAGTCCCCGTACAAAGCCTAGAAAATCAACTGTTGGTGTATTGTTTGCAGTTGGAGGCATGGATGCAACTAAAG GAGCAACAAGCATTGAAAAGTATGATCTCCGCACCAATATGTGGACTCCTGTAGCAAATATGAATGGGCGACGACTACAGTTCGGAGTAGCAGTGTTAGATGATAAGTTGTATGTTGTTGGTGGTAGAGATGGATTGAAAACATTGAATACTGTGGAATGctacaaccccaaaacaaaaACTTGGAGTGTGATGCCTCCTATGTCCACTCACCGGCATGGACTTG GTGTGGCCGTTTTAGAAGGTCCCATGTATGCTGTAGGAGGACATGATGGCTGGAGCTACCTGAATACTGTGGAAAGATGGGATCCGCAGGCACGGCAATGGAATTTTGTGGCTAGTATGTCAATTCCAAGGAGTACCGTGGGGGTAGCTGTATTAAGTGGAAA GCTATATGCAGTTGGCGGTCGAGACGGAAGTTCTTGTCTCAAATCTGTGGAATGCTTTGATCCCCATACTAACAAATGGACGCTCTGTGCTCAGATGTCAAAGCGAAGAGGTGGCGTTGGAGTCACCACCTGGAATGGGTTCCTCTATGCCATTGGAGGTCATGATGCACCAGCTTCCAACTTAACGTCAAGGCTGTCTGACTGCGTTGAGAG gtATGACCCCAAAACAGATGTGTGGACTGCTGTGGCATCAATGAGTATTAGCAGAGATGCAGTGGGAGTTTGCCTTCTTGGAG